GGCTAAATATCTTGAAAAAAATGGAAAATCAATATCTGAAATTGAGGATATGGAACCAGAACCATCTCTTGGAAATGGAGGACTTGGAAGACTTGCAGCATGTTTTCTTGATTCTATAGCAACTTTAGGATTACCTGGAGATGGAATAGGACTTAATTATCACTATGGACTTTTCAAGCAGGTTTTAGATGACAACCTTCAAAAAGAGGAAAAAAATCCATGGATTGAAAAAGAGAGTTGGCTATGTGATACAGGAATTGGATTTGATGTAGAATTTGGTAAGTTTAAAGTTAAATCTAAACTTTATGATATTGATATTATAGGTTACGAAAATGGAGTAAATAAGCTTCACCTATTTGATATTGAAAGTGTAGATGAGAGCATTGTCAAATCTGGAATAAAATTTGATAAAGAGGATATAATGAAAAACTTAACACTTTTCCTATATCCAGATGACAGTGATAAAGCAGGACATCTACTAAGAATATATCAGCAGTACTTCATGGTAAGCAATGGAGCACAATATATTTTAAAAGATATAAAGTCAAGAGGACTTGATATAAGAGACCTTGATAAATATGTTGCAATTCAGATAAATGATACACACCCAACTATGATAATTCCTGAACTTATAAGACTTATGATGAAAGAGGGAATTCACTTAAGTGAGGCTATTAAAATAGTAACTAAAACTTGTGCTTATACAAATCATACAATTCTTGCTGAAGCACTTGAAAAGTGGCCAATTGAGTATTTACGTGAAGTTGTACCTCAACTTATCCCTATAATTGAAGCATTAAATGCTGTTATAAGTGAAAAATATACAGATGAAAAAGTTCAGATAATTGATAAAAATGACAATGTACATATGGCTCACATTGACATTCACTTTGGATACAGTACAAATGGAGTGGCAGCTCTTCATACTGAGATTCTAAAAAATAGTGAATTGAAACATTTTTACAATATCTATCCTGAAAAATTTAATAACAAAACTAATGGAATAACATTTAGAAGATGGCTAATGCATTGTAACCATGAGCTTACATCATTTATCACATCACTTATTGGAGATGGATTTAAGAAAAATGCCATGGAGCTTGAAAAACTTTCTAAATTTACAGAGGATAAAAAAGTTTTAGCAGAGCTTGAAAATATTAAAAAGATAAAGAAAATAGAGCTTAAAAGGTTCTTAAAAGATAGACAGAATGTGGATATTGATGAAAATTCAGTGTTTGATATTCAGATCAAAAGACTTCATGAGTACAAACGTCAACAGATGAATGCTCTATATATGATTTATAAATATCTTGAAATCAAAAAAGGAAATTATCCAGCAAGACCTATCACATTTATATTTGGAGCAAAAGCAGCTCCAGCATATGTAATTGCAAAGGACATAATCCATTTAATCTTAGCTTTACAGGAGCTTGTAAACAGTGATGAAGTTGCAAGCAAGTATATGAAGATAGTTATGGTTGAAAACTACAATGTAACAAAGGCTGAAAAACTTATTCCAGCATGTGATATTTCTGAGCAGATATCTCTTGCAAG
The window above is part of the Fusobacterium sp. DD2 genome. Proteins encoded here:
- a CDS encoding glycogen/starch/alpha-glucan phosphorylase codes for the protein MKLLENILAEKYGKTVKECSDKEIYYGLLQMVKELAKEKKTIAGERKVYYVSAEFLIGKLLSNNLINLGIFDEVAKYLEKNGKSISEIEDMEPEPSLGNGGLGRLAACFLDSIATLGLPGDGIGLNYHYGLFKQVLDDNLQKEEKNPWIEKESWLCDTGIGFDVEFGKFKVKSKLYDIDIIGYENGVNKLHLFDIESVDESIVKSGIKFDKEDIMKNLTLFLYPDDSDKAGHLLRIYQQYFMVSNGAQYILKDIKSRGLDIRDLDKYVAIQINDTHPTMIIPELIRLMMKEGIHLSEAIKIVTKTCAYTNHTILAEALEKWPIEYLREVVPQLIPIIEALNAVISEKYTDEKVQIIDKNDNVHMAHIDIHFGYSTNGVAALHTEILKNSELKHFYNIYPEKFNNKTNGITFRRWLMHCNHELTSFITSLIGDGFKKNAMELEKLSKFTEDKKVLAELENIKKIKKIELKRFLKDRQNVDIDENSVFDIQIKRLHEYKRQQMNALYMIYKYLEIKKGNYPARPITFIFGAKAAPAYVIAKDIIHLILALQELVNSDEVASKYMKIVMVENYNVTKAEKLIPACDISEQISLASKEASGTGNMKFMLNGALTLGTLDGANLEIADLVGRENIYIFGESSDEVIAHYEKGDYVAKDYYKKPQIKELVDFITGKELKAIGHKENLERLKKELVEKDWFMTLLDIENYIKVKDKMFADYENREKWLKKSLINISKAGFFSSDRTIAEYNKNIWKLK